Proteins encoded by one window of Halobacteriovorax sp. GB3:
- a CDS encoding ABC transporter ATP-binding protein, whose amino-acid sequence MSLIEVNQLKKSFGSVEILKGIDLSFEEGEHYVIKGSSGSGKSTFLYLLGGLDRASEGSVHFQGFDISKFSDEKLAQFRNQNVGFVFQFHFLLPNLTCLDNILLPARIGGRKEKKIKENSVKLADYLNVSHCLKKYPFELSGGEQQRINIIRSLSLAPKLLLCDEPTGNLDSENSMKVTKLLKGLAQEFNSTMIIVTHDGAVANNFQHVYEMKDGLLV is encoded by the coding sequence ATGTCATTAATAGAAGTTAACCAACTTAAAAAGAGTTTTGGGTCCGTTGAGATTTTGAAAGGGATTGATCTTTCTTTTGAAGAAGGTGAGCATTATGTCATAAAAGGATCTTCTGGTTCAGGAAAATCTACTTTTCTCTATTTATTGGGGGGATTAGATAGGGCAAGTGAAGGAAGCGTTCATTTCCAAGGTTTTGATATCTCAAAATTTTCTGATGAGAAGTTAGCACAGTTTCGAAATCAAAATGTTGGTTTTGTCTTTCAATTCCATTTCCTTCTTCCCAATCTCACTTGTCTCGACAATATTTTACTTCCAGCTAGAATTGGCGGGCGTAAAGAAAAGAAAATCAAAGAAAACTCTGTAAAACTTGCGGACTATCTTAACGTTTCGCATTGTTTGAAGAAATATCCTTTTGAACTCTCTGGTGGTGAACAGCAGAGAATCAATATCATTAGGTCCCTGAGTTTAGCTCCAAAATTACTGCTATGCGATGAGCCTACGGGGAACCTCGACTCTGAAAACTCAATGAAAGTCACAAAACTACTCAAAGGGTTAGCACAAGAGTTTAACTCGACCATGATTATCGTAACGCACGACGGTGCCGTTGCGAATAACTTCCAGCATGTATATGAAATGAAAGATGGGCTTCTTGTTTAG
- the prfB gene encoding peptide chain release factor 2 (programmed frameshift): MALSEKKSEIKKFEDRLDQLRRSLEVVRKNARLEEIQTMEAMPGFWDDNDNATKIQKEKNILQEVVGTYNGLKELYEEFGVLVEFAEDGEDEDSANEALEVFESFLNNFNKAEQKVLLSEEVDPNNAIVQINAGAGGTESCDWASMLQRMIIRWSESKGFKIQLLDEQAGDSAGIKSCTMMIEGNYAYGFLKSESGVHRLVRISPFDSGGRRHTSFSSMFVSPEVDDNIEIEILDKDLKIDVYRSGGAGGQSVNTTDSAVRITHLPSGIVVTCQNERSQLQNKQQAMKVLRSRLYDLEMEKRREKENEQEAQKKDIAWGAQIRSYVLHPYKMVKDHRTNCESSQAEKVLDGDLDSFMDAYLRWSVGEVQEGETN, translated from the exons ATTGCTCTTTCTGAGAAGAAATCAGAAATAAAGAAATTTGAAGACAGACTAGACCAACTTAGGAGGTCACTT GAAGTAGTGCGAAAAAATGCTCGACTCGAAGAAATTCAAACTATGGAAGCAATGCCTGGCTTTTGGGACGATAATGATAATGCGACCAAAATTCAGAAAGAAAAGAACATCCTTCAAGAAGTGGTAGGCACTTATAATGGACTAAAAGAACTTTACGAAGAATTTGGAGTCCTTGTTGAATTTGCCGAAGATGGAGAAGATGAAGACTCTGCCAACGAAGCACTAGAAGTTTTTGAATCATTCTTAAATAATTTTAATAAAGCTGAACAAAAAGTCCTTCTTTCAGAAGAAGTCGATCCTAATAATGCAATTGTTCAAATTAATGCGGGTGCTGGTGGTACAGAGTCTTGTGATTGGGCCAGTATGCTTCAAAGAATGATTATTCGCTGGAGTGAATCAAAGGGATTCAAAATTCAATTATTAGATGAGCAAGCAGGGGATTCAGCTGGAATCAAATCTTGTACAATGATGATTGAAGGAAATTATGCATATGGATTTTTAAAATCTGAAAGCGGTGTACACAGACTTGTTCGAATTTCTCCATTTGATTCAGGAGGAAGAAGACACACTTCTTTTTCTTCGATGTTTGTCTCTCCTGAAGTCGATGACAATATTGAAATTGAGATTCTAGATAAAGATTTAAAAATTGATGTTTACCGTTCTGGTGGAGCTGGTGGACAGTCCGTTAACACTACTGATTCTGCTGTTCGAATTACGCACTTACCATCGGGGATCGTTGTTACTTGTCAAAATGAGCGCTCTCAATTGCAAAACAAACAACAAGCAATGAAAGTTCTACGCTCAAGACTTTACGACCTTGAAATGGAAAAGCGTCGTGAAAAAGAAAACGAACAAGAGGCCCAGAAAAAAGATATTGCTTGGGGAGCACAGATTCGATCTTACGTTCTTCACCCTTATAAAATGGTTAAGGATCACAGAACGAATTGCGAATCTTCACAAGCAGAAAAAGTTCTCGACGGTGATCTCGATAGCTTTATGGATGCCTATTTAAGATGGAGTGTTGGAGAAGTTCAAGAGGGAGAAACCAACTAA
- a CDS encoding ABC transporter permease — translation MGKLFGDLYSILLNDRSSKRFSLGVVLGLGFSISIILSTLGIMDGFEFALKQSLKLASGDITISSSHGFFDYEEDLGPELKGYHFKEYTGIVKTEGFLVLDDSSMGVLVVGVDSTPYSSITGLDLSLKDDEVILGSELSKRAVLKKDDYLSIAFAQTNKEVKGLPELFDFKVKKVVSHGIYQKDLRIVYVNRKTLQNILELDNRVNQVVAKVPSPFNYEERPKDYTDQVDLMAEKLDMNLGYTYNVRTFWREFDYIIKAVSAEKKMISLVLQIIVIISIFNVVAFIIFLNERKVQEIFLFRALGMGEKKIRRVWYLLCIFIWLSSCVVSILFVEFFDFCLQNLPIFKLPGNVYQLGELKLEISFFSYLLVFFSALVWMYFLSWFTMRRLSKRSLLQALRQEFS, via the coding sequence ATGGGAAAACTCTTTGGTGATCTCTATTCAATCTTGCTTAATGATCGGTCTTCCAAGAGATTTTCTCTTGGCGTTGTGCTAGGACTTGGATTTTCAATTTCAATTATTCTTTCAACACTTGGAATTATGGATGGATTTGAATTCGCTCTCAAGCAGTCATTAAAACTAGCCTCTGGGGATATTACAATTTCTTCATCTCATGGATTCTTTGATTACGAAGAAGATCTAGGTCCAGAATTAAAAGGTTATCATTTTAAAGAATATACAGGGATTGTTAAAACTGAGGGCTTTCTTGTTCTCGATGATTCTTCTATGGGTGTTCTTGTCGTGGGTGTAGACTCTACTCCTTATAGCTCAATTACAGGACTTGACTTGTCGCTGAAAGACGATGAAGTGATCCTAGGAAGCGAGCTTTCAAAAAGAGCAGTTCTAAAAAAGGATGATTATCTCTCGATTGCTTTTGCCCAAACAAATAAAGAGGTAAAAGGCCTACCTGAACTTTTTGATTTTAAAGTTAAAAAAGTTGTTAGCCATGGAATATATCAAAAAGATCTAAGAATTGTTTATGTTAATCGCAAGACTCTTCAAAATATTTTAGAGCTCGATAACAGGGTTAATCAGGTCGTAGCGAAAGTGCCAAGTCCATTTAACTATGAAGAGCGTCCTAAAGATTACACTGACCAAGTCGATCTTATGGCCGAAAAACTAGATATGAACTTAGGCTATACTTACAATGTTAGAACTTTTTGGCGTGAGTTTGATTATATTATTAAAGCGGTTTCAGCTGAAAAGAAAATGATCTCTCTTGTTTTACAGATTATCGTCATTATCTCTATTTTCAATGTTGTTGCCTTTATTATTTTTCTCAATGAAAGAAAGGTTCAAGAGATCTTTCTCTTTCGTGCTCTTGGGATGGGAGAGAAGAAGATAAGAAGAGTGTGGTACTTGCTTTGTATTTTTATTTGGCTTTCTTCTTGTGTCGTTTCTATTCTATTTGTTGAATTTTTCGATTTCTGTTTACAGAATCTTCCAATTTTTAAATTGCCTGGAAATGTTTATCAACTTGGTGAGTTGAAACTAGAAATTAGTTTTTTTAGTTATCTCTTAGTCTTTTTTAGTGCTCTTGTATGGATGTACTTTTTATCTTGGTTCACAATGAGAAGACTATCAAAGAGATCATTGCTTCAGGCCCTCAGGCAGGAGTTTTCTTAA
- the flhB gene encoding flagellar biosynthesis protein FlhB, with amino-acid sequence MAEESDQEKTEDPSAHRIEEFRKRGEVASSKELTSVIVLAACILTLTLSLVYVYEVFTEYIEWLYMLDVSNAFKEKAFKTIITKTVFVGIKSVAPIFAVSLCVGVAMNVAQIGFLFSPEVLTFKPERIDPIQGVKKLFSMKSVVEAIKGFFKFIFVMAIVYGFIKDDIQTFGGFLHMDFFQAFIYGKDILAKLGMSILLGLLIIAVCDFAYQKFSYKKKLMMTKEEAKRESKEQDGNPEVKQKIRAVQREMAQKRMISEIPNADVIVTNPTHISIVLKYDDQSMVSPMVMGKGADHLALRIREIAKEHNIPIVENVPLARALFKTVKENEPVPRTLYKAVAEVLAFVYKLKRKNKALG; translated from the coding sequence GTGGCCGAAGAGTCAGATCAGGAAAAAACCGAGGACCCATCCGCCCATAGGATTGAAGAATTCCGAAAGCGTGGTGAGGTTGCTTCTTCTAAAGAATTAACGAGCGTTATTGTTTTAGCGGCGTGTATTCTTACGCTTACTCTTTCGCTTGTCTATGTCTATGAAGTATTCACTGAATATATTGAATGGCTCTATATGTTGGATGTATCAAATGCATTCAAAGAAAAGGCATTTAAAACAATCATAACAAAAACTGTTTTTGTTGGAATTAAAAGTGTGGCACCAATTTTTGCTGTTTCTCTTTGTGTTGGTGTTGCGATGAATGTCGCGCAAATTGGTTTTCTCTTTTCTCCTGAAGTTTTAACTTTTAAACCTGAAAGAATCGATCCAATACAAGGTGTAAAAAAGCTATTTTCAATGAAGTCTGTAGTTGAAGCGATAAAAGGATTTTTTAAATTCATCTTCGTTATGGCAATCGTATATGGATTTATAAAAGATGATATCCAAACATTTGGTGGTTTTCTTCACATGGATTTCTTCCAAGCTTTCATCTACGGAAAAGATATTCTTGCTAAGCTTGGAATGAGTATTCTTCTTGGACTTCTTATTATTGCTGTCTGCGATTTTGCTTATCAGAAATTCTCTTACAAGAAAAAACTGATGATGACAAAAGAAGAAGCAAAGAGAGAGTCGAAAGAGCAAGATGGTAACCCAGAAGTTAAGCAAAAGATTCGTGCTGTTCAGCGTGAAATGGCCCAAAAACGCATGATTTCTGAAATTCCAAACGCTGATGTTATCGTAACGAACCCAACTCATATTAGTATTGTTTTAAAATATGATGATCAATCAATGGTTTCACCAATGGTTATGGGAAAGGGTGCTGATCACCTTGCATTAAGAATTAGAGAAATTGCTAAGGAGCACAATATCCCAATTGTTGAAAATGTTCCTCTGGCAAGAGCACTATTTAAAACAGTTAAAGAGAATGAACCAGTTCCGAGAACGCTTTATAAAGCTGTCGCTGAAGTTCTGGCATTTGTTTACAAGCTTAAAAGAAAAAATAAGGCCCTAGGGTAG
- a CDS encoding PilZ domain-containing protein, which translates to MAKMRPESSSSLILKALLELHALKSEFTLWQNAGPCRNIHKVTIDHLILNKKKILVKLKASSYALEIDQALPLYFYCDSPPCVFKTENFKINETDISLSYPEEVYLNENRFFQRHQIDSDSTILAHIKSGNRLEGQKVLFDLIDYSTKGFGIVAKKENHKFFYEGDHLVFTSLNKTQLSKAIVGKIAYLSQEDNIEGIRIGVEFEEELNEEGKKEIERIIKR; encoded by the coding sequence ATGGCAAAAATGCGTCCAGAATCAAGTTCATCTCTCATATTGAAAGCACTCTTAGAGCTTCACGCTTTAAAAAGTGAATTCACCCTATGGCAAAATGCCGGACCGTGCAGGAATATTCACAAAGTAACAATCGATCATTTGATTCTCAATAAAAAGAAAATTCTCGTAAAATTAAAGGCCAGCTCTTATGCCCTAGAAATAGATCAAGCGCTTCCTCTATATTTTTATTGTGACTCACCACCATGTGTCTTTAAAACCGAAAATTTTAAAATCAACGAAACAGATATTTCACTTTCTTATCCTGAGGAAGTCTATCTCAACGAAAATCGATTCTTCCAACGTCATCAAATCGATAGTGATTCGACAATTCTTGCTCATATAAAAAGTGGGAATAGGCTTGAAGGTCAAAAAGTCCTTTTTGATCTTATCGATTATTCGACAAAGGGATTTGGTATTGTCGCTAAAAAAGAAAATCATAAATTTTTCTATGAAGGTGACCACCTTGTCTTTACCAGCTTGAATAAAACACAACTTTCAAAGGCGATTGTTGGAAAAATCGCTTACCTCAGCCAAGAAGATAATATCGAAGGAATAAGAATTGGTGTTGAATTTGAAGAAGAATTAAATGAAGAGGGAAAAAAAGAAATAGAGAGGATTATCAAAAGATAA
- the ybeY gene encoding rRNA maturation RNase YbeY produces the protein MKIRQIEAEKLILHFSDNARTHESSKKLEKYLKEGLIVLSKFLFSKNLIVKNKKVQAVELSLTLCGDKRIRTLNRDYRGKDKATDVLSFPVHDSLRPEGEDDFFFFDKILNLGDIIISRDVAKKQAKEFEITYEQEILHLMVHGLLHLCGYDHEIDDNEEKIMFDLEEKLVAKIYKEIGF, from the coding sequence ATGAAAATCAGACAAATTGAAGCTGAAAAGTTGATTTTACACTTTAGTGATAATGCAAGAACTCATGAGAGCTCAAAAAAGCTTGAGAAGTATTTAAAAGAGGGACTTATCGTCTTGTCTAAATTTCTTTTCAGCAAGAATTTAATTGTTAAGAATAAAAAAGTTCAGGCCGTTGAATTGAGCCTGACTCTTTGCGGCGACAAAAGGATAAGAACTCTCAATAGAGACTATCGAGGTAAAGACAAGGCAACGGATGTTCTTTCATTTCCTGTGCACGATTCACTACGCCCAGAAGGGGAAGATGATTTCTTTTTCTTCGATAAGATTTTAAATCTGGGAGATATTATTATCTCTCGTGATGTTGCTAAAAAACAGGCCAAAGAATTTGAAATAACTTACGAACAAGAAATCCTTCATTTAATGGTTCATGGACTTTTACACTTATGTGGATATGACCATGAAATTGACGATAATGAAGAGAAGATCATGTTTGATTTAGAAGAAAAACTAGTAGCTAAAATTTATAAAGAGATAGGATTTTAA
- a CDS encoding FliA/WhiG family RNA polymerase sigma factor: protein MSSLTKKLKNLKDYRSTIEPKVKDEIVVEYAPLIKYIAQKIASRLPANIELDDLISCGVIGLMDAIEKFDPSRDNKFKTYAEFRIRGAILDELRAQDWVPRSIREKAKLVEKAYAKLESEHGRPATDEEMCKELNVSQEEFHDLLTKSKSVSVLNIDDSSTFNRGDKKLFAGLMEDSKHANPFSAVSSKNMRDKIKEGIGQLPEKQRLVLSLYYFEDLNLKEIGQVLDVTESRVSQLHTQAIMKLKAKLRTVFETPEDMVS from the coding sequence ATGTCTTCTCTAACTAAGAAGCTCAAGAACCTAAAGGATTATAGATCAACGATCGAACCAAAGGTAAAAGATGAAATCGTTGTGGAGTATGCTCCACTGATTAAATATATTGCACAAAAAATTGCTTCAAGACTTCCTGCAAATATCGAGTTGGACGACCTCATTTCATGTGGTGTAATCGGCCTTATGGATGCAATCGAAAAATTTGATCCATCGAGAGATAATAAATTTAAAACATATGCAGAATTCAGAATAAGAGGAGCTATCCTCGATGAGCTTAGAGCTCAGGACTGGGTTCCGAGAAGTATCCGTGAGAAGGCGAAGCTTGTTGAAAAAGCTTATGCAAAACTAGAATCTGAGCACGGTAGACCTGCAACAGATGAAGAGATGTGCAAAGAGCTTAATGTTTCACAAGAAGAGTTTCACGATCTTCTTACTAAGTCGAAATCAGTTTCAGTTTTAAATATTGATGATTCTTCCACTTTCAATAGAGGAGACAAGAAACTCTTCGCTGGTTTAATGGAAGATAGTAAGCATGCAAATCCATTTTCTGCTGTAAGCAGTAAAAATATGAGAGATAAGATCAAAGAGGGGATTGGGCAGTTGCCTGAAAAGCAAAGACTTGTACTTTCTCTTTATTACTTTGAAGATTTAAATCTCAAGGAAATTGGTCAAGTTTTAGATGTAACAGAGTCTCGTGTTTCTCAATTACACACTCAGGCCATCATGAAATTAAAAGCTAAATTAAGAACAGTATTTGAAACACCTGAGGACATGGTAAGCTAA
- the flhA gene encoding flagellar biosynthesis protein FlhA, translating into MEGNFADKLKALTQNSDLAIAIGLLLILSVMIVPVNPFFLDLLLALTLSASVVILLVSVYTKKPLDFSTFPSILLVTTLFRLSLNVASTRNILLRGGSDGTSAAGEIIRSFGEFVVEGNFVVGIIVFIILVIINFMVITKGAGRVAEVAARFTLDAMPGKQMAIDADLNAGLIDDREAKRRRAEVAEEADFYGSMDGASKFVRGDAIAGIMITAINIIGGIIVGVAQNGLDVGSAAQTFTLLTVGDGLVSQIPALIISTAAGIIATRNTSETNLGTQVGQQFKLHPKAVYIASAVLFIFSLIPGLPKIPFMTVGAFLAYLANRMEKSNVIEKEEAQKMDVEEKKARPDNLEDLLTLELVELEVGYGLVSLVDAEQNGDLLERITHMRKQFALDWGVIIPSVKIKDNLELKPGGYSIKIKGIEVAQGELVSDHFLAMDPGTVIDKIDGIETIEPVFGLPAVWISEEQRDDAMYNGYTVVDLSTVVATHLTEILKTNLQELFGRQELVRILDNFKETNPKLVSDLVPDILPLGAILKVIQNLLRENVSVRDLRTILEALSEYGTSAKDPELLTEYVRQSLYRTITESIKSEAGEIPLFTLDRNIEESIAGNLIQTEHGQQLSLDPKITQTILASLNEKIEEATNMGEKMIVLCSPVIRNHFKKLTEKFIPNLVVVSHNELSPDANIRSLGTVRL; encoded by the coding sequence ATGGAAGGGAATTTTGCTGATAAATTGAAAGCCTTAACACAAAACTCTGATTTAGCGATTGCTATAGGGTTATTGTTAATTCTTTCTGTCATGATTGTACCGGTAAATCCGTTTTTTCTAGATTTACTTCTGGCCCTTACACTATCGGCATCTGTCGTTATTCTTCTTGTATCTGTTTATACTAAGAAGCCACTTGATTTTTCTACATTTCCTTCGATCCTACTTGTAACAACATTATTTAGACTGTCACTTAACGTCGCTTCAACAAGAAATATTCTTCTTAGAGGTGGTAGTGATGGTACGAGTGCTGCTGGTGAGATCATTCGCTCATTTGGAGAGTTCGTTGTTGAAGGGAACTTTGTTGTTGGTATCATCGTCTTTATCATTCTTGTTATTATCAACTTTATGGTAATCACAAAGGGTGCTGGGCGTGTTGCTGAAGTTGCTGCAAGATTTACATTAGATGCCATGCCAGGTAAGCAAATGGCCATTGATGCTGACTTAAATGCTGGTCTCATTGATGATCGTGAAGCGAAACGTAGACGTGCCGAAGTTGCTGAAGAAGCTGACTTTTACGGGTCTATGGATGGTGCTTCGAAGTTTGTTCGAGGAGATGCCATTGCCGGTATTATGATTACGGCCATTAACATTATTGGTGGAATCATTGTTGGTGTTGCACAAAATGGGCTTGATGTTGGATCTGCCGCTCAAACATTCACACTCCTTACTGTTGGAGATGGTCTTGTTTCTCAAATTCCTGCTCTTATCATTTCTACTGCAGCTGGTATCATTGCCACAAGAAATACAAGTGAAACAAACTTAGGTACTCAAGTTGGGCAACAATTTAAGTTACATCCTAAAGCTGTTTATATAGCATCAGCAGTTCTTTTCATCTTCTCTTTAATTCCTGGACTTCCGAAAATTCCATTTATGACAGTAGGGGCTTTTTTAGCTTATCTGGCAAATAGAATGGAAAAGTCGAATGTTATTGAGAAAGAAGAAGCTCAGAAAATGGATGTTGAAGAGAAGAAAGCTAGACCAGATAATCTTGAAGACCTTCTGACACTAGAACTCGTTGAGCTAGAGGTTGGATATGGCCTTGTAAGCCTTGTCGATGCTGAACAAAATGGTGATCTGCTTGAAAGAATTACACATATGAGAAAGCAATTCGCTTTAGACTGGGGTGTAATCATTCCTTCTGTTAAAATTAAGGACAATCTTGAACTTAAGCCAGGAGGGTATAGTATCAAGATCAAAGGAATTGAAGTCGCTCAAGGAGAATTGGTTTCTGATCACTTCCTAGCAATGGATCCAGGTACAGTTATTGATAAAATCGATGGTATCGAAACTATTGAACCTGTTTTTGGATTACCTGCAGTATGGATTTCTGAAGAGCAAAGAGACGATGCCATGTACAATGGTTATACTGTTGTCGACTTATCAACAGTTGTTGCCACACACCTCACAGAAATTCTTAAAACAAATCTACAAGAACTCTTTGGAAGACAAGAGCTTGTTAGAATTCTTGATAACTTTAAAGAAACAAATCCAAAACTTGTCTCAGATCTTGTACCAGATATTCTTCCTCTTGGTGCGATCTTAAAAGTTATTCAAAATCTACTTAGAGAAAATGTATCAGTTAGAGACTTAAGAACAATTCTTGAGGCGCTTTCTGAATATGGAACTTCTGCGAAAGATCCAGAACTTCTAACAGAGTATGTTAGACAGTCGCTCTATAGAACAATTACGGAATCGATTAAGAGTGAAGCAGGGGAAATTCCACTATTTACACTTGATAGAAATATTGAAGAATCTATTGCTGGTAACTTAATTCAAACTGAACATGGTCAACAACTTTCTTTAGACCCAAAAATTACCCAGACGATTCTTGCAAGTCTTAATGAGAAAATAGAAGAGGCAACGAATATGGGAGAGAAAATGATTGTTCTTTGCTCTCCAGTGATTAGAAATCACTTTAAGAAATTAACAGAAAAGTTCATCCCAAATTTAGTTGTAGTAAGTCATAATGAATTGAGTCCAGACGCAAATATTAGGTCTCTTGGAACGGTGAGGTTGTAA
- the mazG gene encoding nucleoside triphosphate pyrophosphohydrolase, which translates to MSYPNFEKLVEVIKKLRHPEDGCPWDLKQTHSSLLKYLLEESYEYMHAVEQGDLKQMEEELGDVLLQVVLHSVIAEETGGFNIESVSKVLAEKMIRRHPHVFDSNENNIPVEEIKKAWEEIKQEEKKEKKKYYIDHEDTIFPALHSAHKIGKKTTKVNFDWDDHQQVIYKVEEEWQEMKEELAPGVGVNKERVEEELGDFLFSIAQLARHLDINPEDALRKANKKFVKRFNTVEDILNENSESFEQKTQMELDSYWEEAKRREKNNK; encoded by the coding sequence ATGAGTTACCCAAATTTTGAAAAACTTGTAGAAGTAATCAAAAAGCTCAGGCATCCAGAAGATGGCTGTCCATGGGACCTTAAGCAAACACACTCCTCTTTACTAAAATACCTCCTCGAAGAGAGTTATGAGTATATGCACGCTGTTGAGCAAGGCGATCTTAAGCAAATGGAAGAAGAATTGGGAGATGTTCTCTTACAAGTCGTTCTTCATAGTGTCATTGCTGAAGAGACAGGTGGATTTAATATTGAAAGTGTCTCAAAAGTACTCGCTGAAAAGATGATTCGTCGCCATCCTCACGTCTTTGACTCTAATGAAAACAATATTCCCGTAGAAGAAATTAAAAAAGCATGGGAAGAAATTAAACAAGAAGAAAAAAAAGAAAAAAAGAAATACTATATCGATCACGAAGACACGATTTTTCCGGCACTTCATTCTGCACATAAAATTGGGAAGAAAACAACGAAAGTTAACTTTGACTGGGATGACCATCAACAAGTGATCTATAAAGTTGAAGAAGAGTGGCAGGAGATGAAAGAAGAACTCGCTCCTGGTGTTGGTGTTAATAAAGAGAGAGTTGAAGAAGAGCTTGGTGATTTTCTCTTCTCTATCGCGCAACTTGCAAGGCACCTAGATATCAACCCAGAAGATGCTCTTAGAAAGGCCAACAAAAAGTTTGTAAAACGTTTTAATACAGTTGAAGATATTTTAAATGAAAATTCGGAAAGCTTTGAACAGAAGACACAAATGGAACTCGACTCATACTGGGAAGAGGCCAAAAGAAGAGAAAAGAATAATAAATGA
- the coaE gene encoding dephospho-CoA kinase (Dephospho-CoA kinase (CoaE) performs the final step in coenzyme A biosynthesis.) — translation MKELKKEFITKSSESRLHNLEIPVIALTGGIATGKSTISEYLVELGLPIICADKLVKEIYGLKETKEFISSVAPESIENDQVNFKTLRSLVFNDSKLKTKIENYIYSLLPHFFKKKSEELKAPYVIYDVPLLYEKNLDQLVDQVICVYASQEIQHERVAKRDKSSSEIINKILASQLPIDSKKERADFVIDNSEDISKAKVEALNIFNILLKES, via the coding sequence ATGAAAGAATTAAAAAAAGAATTTATTACAAAATCCTCTGAATCGAGATTACATAATCTTGAAATTCCAGTTATTGCTTTGACCGGCGGTATTGCGACAGGAAAATCAACGATATCAGAATATCTCGTTGAACTTGGCTTACCTATTATTTGCGCAGACAAGCTTGTAAAGGAGATCTATGGATTAAAGGAGACGAAAGAGTTCATCTCTTCAGTCGCCCCTGAATCGATAGAGAATGATCAAGTTAATTTTAAAACTTTAAGGTCCTTAGTTTTCAATGATTCAAAACTAAAGACGAAAATTGAAAATTATATTTACTCACTCTTACCACACTTCTTCAAAAAGAAGTCTGAAGAGCTAAAAGCTCCGTATGTTATTTACGATGTACCTCTTCTCTATGAAAAAAACTTAGATCAACTTGTTGATCAAGTCATTTGCGTCTATGCCTCTCAAGAAATTCAACATGAAAGAGTAGCAAAAAGAGATAAGAGTTCTAGTGAAATTATCAATAAGATTCTCGCCTCTCAGCTTCCAATTGATTCTAAAAAAGAGAGAGCAGACTTTGTCATCGACAACTCTGAAGATATTTCAAAAGCAAAAGTAGAAGCCCTCAATATTTTTAATATCTTACTTAAGGAATCTTAA
- a CDS encoding AAA family ATPase has product MSRKNVSDWLLSQNRYEGESRFSDKKLEGKATTISITAGKGGVGKTSAALKIAKTLAAQGYKTLLIDCDFNLANTAVKLGLPVNDDFSALIKAEKTFEEVVHKDGQFHLLSGCNGNLELFENKLEFEKIILDVIVGHEREFDFILLDSPAGLQKDTLTINAYSDYRFVVVTPDKSSITDSYSLIKILNNKYGVKHNHLLVNKVSSLGQYQKIVKTLSETIDHFLGGRVNVLGSIGYEVSAVDKFDQTLFGSANSAIHKNFIKVVHRFTEENFGTLISSKEKFEMPFANSRSGKQDVQPTIC; this is encoded by the coding sequence ATGTCGAGAAAGAATGTTAGTGACTGGCTATTGTCACAAAATCGCTATGAAGGCGAATCGCGCTTTAGCGATAAAAAACTAGAAGGTAAAGCAACTACTATTTCAATTACTGCTGGAAAAGGTGGAGTGGGGAAGACTTCAGCTGCCTTGAAAATTGCAAAAACTCTAGCAGCTCAAGGTTACAAAACGTTGTTAATCGACTGTGACTTCAATCTTGCTAACACTGCTGTCAAGCTAGGATTGCCTGTAAATGATGATTTCTCAGCGCTTATAAAGGCCGAAAAAACTTTTGAAGAGGTCGTTCATAAAGATGGTCAGTTTCATCTTCTTAGTGGGTGTAACGGCAATTTAGAGCTCTTTGAAAATAAACTAGAATTTGAAAAAATCATTCTTGATGTCATCGTAGGTCATGAGAGAGAGTTTGATTTTATTCTCTTAGACAGTCCCGCAGGTCTTCAAAAAGATACACTGACAATCAATGCTTATAGTGATTATCGATTTGTCGTAGTTACTCCAGATAAATCTTCCATCACAGATAGCTATTCTCTTATCAAAATTCTCAATAATAAATATGGCGTAAAGCATAATCACTTACTAGTGAATAAAGTTTCTAGTCTTGGTCAATATCAAAAAATTGTAAAGACTTTGAGTGAAACAATCGATCATTTTCTTGGAGGACGTGTAAACGTTCTTGGAAGTATTGGTTATGAAGTCAGCGCAGTCGATAAATTTGACCAGACACTTTTTGGTTCGGCAAATTCTGCCATCCACAAAAATTTCATAAAGGTCGTTCATAGGTTCACCGAGGAGAACTTTGGTACTCTAATTTCTTCAAAAGAGAAATTTGAGATGCCCTTTGCTAATTCCCGAAGTGGGAAACAGGATGTTCAACCAACAATTTGCTAA